The Henckelia pumila isolate YLH828 chromosome 2, ASM3356847v2, whole genome shotgun sequence genome includes a window with the following:
- the LOC140884276 gene encoding uncharacterized protein: MTDYSRQSDFMFCEICGTLLNFNSPKYARCPSCKFKKRLKDISGKELRYTISAEDMRRELGISSLDDIEEEKELKQMDYNAKCRACQHLGMAYVARQIRSADEGQTIFYTCPVCAYKQTENS; the protein is encoded by the exons ATGACGGATTACAGTCGCCAGAGTGATTTCATGTTCTGTGAAATTTGTGGGACACTTCTGAATTTCAACTCACCCAAGTATGCTCGATGTCCCTCCTGTAAATTCAAGAAGCGCCTCAAAG ATATCTCTGGAAAAGAGTTACGGTACACCATTAGTGCAGAG GATATGAGGAGGGAGCTGGGAATATCTTCATTGGACGAcattgaagaagaaaaagaactAAAACAAATG GATTATAATGCAAAATGTAGAGCATGCCAGCACTTGGGTATGGCCTATGTTGCCAGACAG ATTCGATCTGCTGATGAAGGGCAGACCATCTTTTACACTTGTCCTGTATGCGCATATAAACAAACTGAAAACTCGTAA